A genomic stretch from Pieris napi chromosome 18, ilPieNapi1.2, whole genome shotgun sequence includes:
- the LOC125058297 gene encoding phenoloxidase-activating factor 2-like isoform X2, translated as MNKLLVLIAVLSLAHCQDSKSGDLDAVIKQIFGEPTAGPTPNTPSTIVPPVTQPAATDKPVSCKMDDSSPGECVRYYLCNANNSVITDGVGIIDIRVQDGPCPSYLDVCCSLPDTRKPEDPITPAPPVDPPREGCGWRNPDGVGFRITGDKDGEAKFGEFPWMVAILKIEPVNAEDPEGRKLNVYVGGGSLIHPGVVMTAAHYVAASRAFRVRAGEWDTQTTKEIYPYQDRDVSEIVIHKDFNKNNLFYDIALLFLSSPMEYALNVGIVCLPPPKERTPAGAQCLASGWGKDKFGKEGRYQVILKKVEVPVVDRRQCQTALRNTRLGHFFELHSSFMCAGGSNGQDTCKGDGGSPLVCPVPYEKDRYMQSGIVAWGIGCGQDGTPGVYVDVANLRNWIDDKMAGKGIDPKIYTY; from the exons ATGAACAAATTACTAGTACTTATCGCTGTCCTGTCCCTGGCACATTGCCAGGACAGTAAGTCTGGAGACTTGGATGCGGTCATCAAGCAAATATTCGGCGAGCCCACTGCCGGTCCAACCCCGAACACGCCGTCAACCATTGTACCACCCGTGACCCAACCAG CTGCGACCGACAAACCCGTGTCATGTAAGATGGACGATTCATCACCAGGCGAGTGTGTCCGTTATTACCTGTGTAATGCGAACAATTCTGTGATTACTGACGGAGTGGGCATCATTGATATCCG AGTCCAAGACGGTCCATGTCCATCATACCTTGACGTGTGCTGTTCATTGCCCGACACCAGGAAACCCGAAGACCCAATAACCCCGGCACCACCCGTTGACCCACCG CGTGAAGGTTGCGGTTGGCGTAATCCAGATGGCGTTGGATTCCGAATCACAGGTGACAAAGATGGCGAGGCGAAGTTCGGGGAATTCCCATGGATGGTTGCCATCCTCAA GATCGAGCCAGTGAATGCAGAGGATCCAGAAGGAAGAAAGCTGAACGTCTACGTTGGGGGAGGTTCCCTCATCCATCCAGGTGTCGTTATGACAGCAGCGCACTATGTAGCCGCCTCAAGAGCATTTAGAGTGAGAGCTGGGGAATGGGATACCCAGACCACGAAGGAGATTTACCCTTACCAAGACAGAGATGTCTCTGAAATCGTTATTCACAAGGACTTTAATAAGA ACAATCTCTTCTACGACATTGCTCTTCTATTCCTCTCATCTCCTATGGAGTATGCACTGAACGTTGGCATCGTGTGCCTACCACCACCAAAAGAACGTACACCAGCGGGAGCTCAATGCCTAGCGTCTGGGTGGGGAAAGGACAAATTCGGTAAAGAGGGGCGCTACCAAGTTATTTtgaaaaag GTGGAAGTTCCAGTGGTAGATAGGCGTCAATGTCAAACTGCGCTACGTAATACGCGTCTCGGTCATTTCTTTGAGCTTCACTCATCCTTCATGTGTGCTGGTGGATCGAATGGACAGGATACTTGTAAGGGAGACGGAGGATCGCCACTCGTTTGCCCTGTACCG TACGAGAAAGACCGATACATGCAGAGCGGTATAGTCGCGTGGGGCATTGGATGTGGTCAGGATGGAACTCCAGGTGTCTATGTGGATGTGGCCAACCTTCGCAACTGGATCGACGACAAAATGGCCGGCAAGGGCATCGACCCCAAGATATATACgtattaa
- the LOC125058297 gene encoding phenoloxidase-activating factor 2-like isoform X1: MNKLLVLIAVLSLAHCQDSKSGDLDAVIKQIFGEPTAGPTPNTPSTIVPPVTQPAATDKPVSCKMDDSSPGECVRYYLCNANNSVITDGVGIIDIRVQDGPCPSYLDVCCSLPDTRKPEDPITPAPPVDPPREGCGWRNPDGVGFRITGDKDGEAKFGEFPWMVAILNSEYIDPRIEPVNAEDPEGRKLNVYVGGGSLIHPGVVMTAAHYVAASRAFRVRAGEWDTQTTKEIYPYQDRDVSEIVIHKDFNKNNLFYDIALLFLSSPMEYALNVGIVCLPPPKERTPAGAQCLASGWGKDKFGKEGRYQVILKKVEVPVVDRRQCQTALRNTRLGHFFELHSSFMCAGGSNGQDTCKGDGGSPLVCPVPYEKDRYMQSGIVAWGIGCGQDGTPGVYVDVANLRNWIDDKMAGKGIDPKIYTY, translated from the exons ATGAACAAATTACTAGTACTTATCGCTGTCCTGTCCCTGGCACATTGCCAGGACAGTAAGTCTGGAGACTTGGATGCGGTCATCAAGCAAATATTCGGCGAGCCCACTGCCGGTCCAACCCCGAACACGCCGTCAACCATTGTACCACCCGTGACCCAACCAG CTGCGACCGACAAACCCGTGTCATGTAAGATGGACGATTCATCACCAGGCGAGTGTGTCCGTTATTACCTGTGTAATGCGAACAATTCTGTGATTACTGACGGAGTGGGCATCATTGATATCCG AGTCCAAGACGGTCCATGTCCATCATACCTTGACGTGTGCTGTTCATTGCCCGACACCAGGAAACCCGAAGACCCAATAACCCCGGCACCACCCGTTGACCCACCG CGTGAAGGTTGCGGTTGGCGTAATCCAGATGGCGTTGGATTCCGAATCACAGGTGACAAAGATGGCGAGGCGAAGTTCGGGGAATTCCCATGGATGGTTGCCATCCTCAA CTCTGAATATATTGATCCTAGGATCGAGCCAGTGAATGCAGAGGATCCAGAAGGAAGAAAGCTGAACGTCTACGTTGGGGGAGGTTCCCTCATCCATCCAGGTGTCGTTATGACAGCAGCGCACTATGTAGCCGCCTCAAGAGCATTTAGAGTGAGAGCTGGGGAATGGGATACCCAGACCACGAAGGAGATTTACCCTTACCAAGACAGAGATGTCTCTGAAATCGTTATTCACAAGGACTTTAATAAGA ACAATCTCTTCTACGACATTGCTCTTCTATTCCTCTCATCTCCTATGGAGTATGCACTGAACGTTGGCATCGTGTGCCTACCACCACCAAAAGAACGTACACCAGCGGGAGCTCAATGCCTAGCGTCTGGGTGGGGAAAGGACAAATTCGGTAAAGAGGGGCGCTACCAAGTTATTTtgaaaaag GTGGAAGTTCCAGTGGTAGATAGGCGTCAATGTCAAACTGCGCTACGTAATACGCGTCTCGGTCATTTCTTTGAGCTTCACTCATCCTTCATGTGTGCTGGTGGATCGAATGGACAGGATACTTGTAAGGGAGACGGAGGATCGCCACTCGTTTGCCCTGTACCG TACGAGAAAGACCGATACATGCAGAGCGGTATAGTCGCGTGGGGCATTGGATGTGGTCAGGATGGAACTCCAGGTGTCTATGTGGATGTGGCCAACCTTCGCAACTGGATCGACGACAAAATGGCCGGCAAGGGCATCGACCCCAAGATATATACgtattaa